One Channa argus isolate prfri chromosome 15, Channa argus male v1.0, whole genome shotgun sequence DNA segment encodes these proteins:
- the LOC137099897 gene encoding uncharacterized protein, whose translation MKIPGRGMNCCVALFLALTSVSAIKRLNSITDLKKVKFGQSVPEQSLVLLHWFANTVEIDSNNVIWLTFDPNNRDYGSHQYYNFEKIFDELPRGHLYYTVGNLNKESSVELPFYVVNHQMEDTGRNRARILIRVREHSMGRQRIDQVYITQHYETRHRGYDPQHTYHVTPNLLRQIQRFSVETQRDSLSELMDCFGGNADDSDLRYIRNTWGDQACLGLLLFIVMQERYSKHKYRQNRLQHSARRNTKPDFAVHIPEDRQNHQDADTSDTCMRVCLIILIIFLVIFFFLSHLRR comes from the coding sequence ATGAAGATACCAGGAAGAGGCATGAATTGCTGTGTAGCCCTGTTTCTTGCGCTGACCTCTGTGTCAGCCATAAAAAGGCTCAACTCAATCACTGATCTGAAGAAAGTAAAATTTGGTCAATCTGTGCCTGAGCAAAGTCTTGTGCTGCTTCACTGGTTTGCCAACACAGTTGAAATTGACAGCAACAATGTGATATGGCTGACGTTTGACCCAAACAACAGAGACTATGGCTCACATCAATACTACAACTTTGAGAAGATATTTGACGAACTCCCTCGGGGACATCTGTACTACACTGTTGGTAATCTCAATAAAGAAAGTTCTGTTGAACTTCCATTCTATGTTGTCAATCACCAGATGGAGGATACAGGAAGAAACAGGGCCCGGATCCTAATTAGAGTCAGGGAGCACAGCATGGGAAGGCAGAGAATAGACCAAGTGTATATAACACAACATTATGAGACTCGCCATCGAGGGTATGACCCACAACATACATACCACGTCACCCCAAATCTTTTAAGACAAATCCAAAGGTTTTCTGTAGAAACCCAAAGGGACTCACTTTCCGAGCTCATGGATTGCTTTGGAGGCAATGCTGATGATTCAGATTTAAGGTACATCAGAAACACATGGGGTGATCAAGCTTGCCTTGGACTACTGTTGTTTATTGTAATGCAGGAAAGGTATTCCAAACATAAATACAGACAGAACAGACTTCAGCATTCAgcaagaagaaacacaaaaccagaCTTTGCTGTCCACATCCCAGAGGACAGGCAAAATCATCAGGATGCCGATACCTCAGATACATGTATGCGTGTTTGTTTgataattttaattatatttcttgtgatattttttttcctttctcatttGAGGAGATAA